The Salvia miltiorrhiza cultivar Shanhuang (shh) chromosome 1, IMPLAD_Smil_shh, whole genome shotgun sequence genome has a window encoding:
- the LOC131024836 gene encoding uncharacterized protein LOC131024836, translated as MVVFKDIVVKGQDYLLILSDDEQETEMGMHLRVFPALIGHYVKPWPKLLNSLYQSEWTSEISLNKASKAHTLHPARPWQSKESNFLLTLRRRIIDKDAKWGRVTSFRGEFHFFEGYWEWTEDILSRCGNELRVVGIYDAVYASLFTYDCQPEMVKAFCEAWCPATNTILTSSGEMSISLWDLQYLSGLPCTGTLYDEVVPCVKEILGKDQFGNPFIPLSCRYLLSAYYSLKHRDGKDPKSSVSIDEWIKFWSKKASKYSHPPARRAKKSQRPKSTHNPSGSFEAHQSWSSEERAPFIELDASDKYHTTMYLAAHIACWLCIFVFPDGDAMSIRPTSFKMASLMACKQKVALTAPVLANIYKGLNTISSSMEPSLVLVTLPFHFIYGWIALYFNTHIPLPRSLGVAKMTLYSGEGAAKYYLPVACRERIQSYNSIRWNCTTFTKEDDIFYVDGENTREIEQCFFMAIRSSFLVRRLDDHFIVESYGPHRFSRQFSYYQIVPSSLTQNIRRTSLEEGLNLWRMCLLHRSRSRACFPRSSLDMKIHCSVDYKTWWDKTYRFSFENKISSPAHITFKRKDQEEAINSKDGKRKVVSTTLIADSGSSNSERNWKKKRIAGSSKPADGHVEEEPTLVDADVNKTLKEVFGNNLEKGSPIDCVSIESNKSNEIPCLAKQSRPRPMPSCGAPSEFNATRMIDDELKSCCRIIWGKLRDKVERTKVEFLSALEDEIRSGLSRMKIICGLDLSNLEDSIDELFSKATTFDKVRSASHEINEGHTLKVREVKVCLQEKFAKEKKDAANCDALKADLDELEKRKKELLVSLEQRSLILKTTRGEVKVLKEDLAKLEEASRNDEVLKNLEALKLSLESMQQILRDQDPFA; from the exons ATGGTGGTCTTCAAAGATATTGTGGTCAAGGGTCAAGACTATTTGCTGATTTTGAGTGATGATGAGCAAGAGACGGAAATGGGCATGCATCTAAGAGTATTTCCGGCATTGATAGGCCACTATGTGAAACCTTGGCCCAAACTTTTGAATTCTCTATATCAGTCGGAATGGACCAGCGAGATCAGTTTGAACAAAGCGTCGAAGGCTCATACATTGCATCCGGCCCGTCCTTGGCAAAGCAAGGAATCCAATTTTCTATTGACTTTGAGGCGAAGGATCATCGATAAAGATGCCAAATGGGGAAGGGTTACAAGCTTTCGTGGGGAATTTCATTTCTTTGAAGGCTATTGGGAGTGGACTGAAGATATCCTTAGCCGCTGCGGGAATGAACTCCGAGTTGTTGGTATCTATGATGCAGTTTATGCCTCTCTTTTCACTTATGATTGCCAGCCCGAGATGGTTAAAGCGTTCTGTGAAGCTTGGTGTCCTGCGACGAACACCATTCTCACTTCATCTGGCGAGATGTCTATTTCTCTATGGGATTTACAGTATCTATCAGGGCTTCCGTGTACCGGGACACTGTATGATGAGGTTGTACCCTGCGTGAAAGAGATTCTCGGCAAAGATCAGTTTGGCAACCCGTTTATTCCCTTGAGTTGTAGATATTTACTCTCTGCTTACTATTCTCTTAAGCATCGTGATGGCAAGGATCCTAAGAGCTCAGTTTCTATCGATGAATGGATCAAATTTTGGTCGAAGAAAGCTTCAAAGTATTCTCATCCCCCTGCTCGCAGGGCAAAGAAATCTCAACGCCCCAAATCGACTCATAATCCGAGTGGTTCATTTGAAGCGCATCAATCATGGTCTTCTGAAGAAAGGGCTCCATTCATCGAGCTTGATGCTAGTGACAAGTATCACACCACTATGTACTTGGCAGCTCATATAGCTTGCTGGTTGTGTATCTTTGTTTTTCCAGATGGTGATGCCATGTCGATTAGACCAACCTCTTTCAAAATGGCAAGTTTGATGGCGTGCAAACAGAAAGTTGCCCTTACAGCTCCAGTTCTAGCCAACATCTACAAAGGGTTGAACACTATCTCTAGTTCTATGGAGCCTTCTCTTGTCCTGGTGACGCTACCCTTTCATTTTATATATGGTTGGATAGCGCTCTATTTCAACACTCACATTCCCCTTCCAAGAAGCCTTGGTGTCGCCAAGATGACTCTATACTCAGGCGAAGGAGCTGCGAAGTATTATCTGCCTGTTGCGTGCCGCGAACGAATTCAGTCGTACAATTCGATTCGTTGGAATTGTACCACGTTCACCAAGGAAGATGACATTTTCTATGTCGATGGTGAAAATACAAGAGAGATTGAGCAATGCTTCTTCATGGCTATTCGTTCGAGTTTTTTGGTTCGCCGGCTGGATGACCACTTCATCGTGGAGTCTTATGGTCCTCACCGCTTCAGTCGTCAATTTAGCTATTACCAGATCGTACCCAGCAGCCTTACTCAGAACATTCGAAGGACATCTTTGGAAGAAGGTCTCAACCTTTGGCGCATGTGTTTGCTGCACAGATCACGATCAAGGGCATGTTTTCCACGATCTTCTTTGGACATGAAGATACATTGTTCAGTCGACTATAAGACTTGGTGGGATAAGACGTacagattttcttttgaaaacaAAATCTCTTCTCCGGCTCATATCACTTTTAAAAGAAAAGATCAGGAAGAAGCAATCAACTCCAAAGATGGAAAGAGGAAGGTCGTCTCTACCACCCTTATAGCTGATTCTGGTAGTAGCAATTCTGAGCGTAATtggaaaaagaagagaattGCGGGGTCCTCAAAACCGGCCGATGGTCACGTTGAGGAAGAGCCAACTCTAGTGGATGCCGATGTGAACAAG ACTTTGAAAGAAGTGTTTGGAAATAATCTTGAGAAGGGCTCACCAATCGACTGTGTATCCATTGAATCCAATAAGTCAAACGAGATTCCTTGTCTTGCTAAACAATCCCGCCCCCGACCAATGCCATCATGTGGGGCGCCTTCCGAGTTCAATGCCACACGCATGATCGATGATGAACTCAAGTCGTGCTGCAGGATCATCTGGGGAAAGCTTCGTGACAAGGTTGAGAGAACCAAAGTCGAGTTTCTATCGGCGCTTGAAGACGAGATACGGAGTGGCCTTTCCCGTATGAAGATTATTTGTGGTCTTGACCTTTCCAACCTTGAAGATAGTATTGATGAACTATTCTCCAAAGCCACCACTTTTGATAAAGTAAGGTCGGCTTCTCATGagatcaatgaaggccacacaCTCAAAGTTCGAGAAGTCAAGGTTTGCCTTCAAGAGAAGTTTGCCAAAGAGAAGAAGGATGCTGCGAATTGTGATGCTTTAAAAGCGGATCTTGATGAGTTGGAGAAACGCAAGAAAGAATTGTTGGTGTCTTTGGAGCAGCGAAGCCTGATACTCAAGACTACTCGTGGTGAGGTCAAGGTACTCAAGGAAGACCTGGCCAAGCTTGAGGAGGCTTCGAGAAATGATGAGGTCTTGAAGAATTTGGAAGCCTTGAAGCTTTCACTAGAGTCTATGCAGCAGATTTTGAGAGATCAAGACCCTTTTGCTTAG
- the LOC131008137 gene encoding uncharacterized protein LOC131008137, whose translation MEIMGLFQLLPRLVVFDLDYTLWPFYCECRSKRDMPRVYPHAKGILYALKDKGVKIAIASRSPTPDIANTFLDKLGIKSLFVAQERQQLKRAQLQASRDTAASYMRNPMVSPSHCRFSHLLKKKKRRSRTSKG comes from the coding sequence ATGGAGATTATGGGTCTGTTTCAGTTGCTGCCTCGCCTCGTCGTCTTCGATCTCGATTATACTCTCTGGCCTTTCTACTGCGAATGTCGGTCGAAACGGGATATGCCGAGAGTGTATCCTCATGCCAAGGGCATTCTCTACGCCCTCAAGGATAAAGGTGTTAAGATTGCAATTGCCTCAAGATCACCAACTCCTGATATAGCTAACACTTTTCTTGATAAATTGGGGATAAAATCATTGTTTGTTGCTCAGGAGCGGCAGCAGCTCAAGCGCGCCCAGCTGCAGGCCAGCCGCGACACCGCCGCCTCCTACATGCGCAACCCCATGGTCTCCCCCTCTCACTGCCGCTTCTCtcatcttttaaaaaaaaaaaaacgcagaTCAAGAACTAGCAAAGGGTAG